One window of the Sparus aurata chromosome 7, fSpaAur1.1, whole genome shotgun sequence genome contains the following:
- the tnfrsf9a gene encoding tumor necrosis factor receptor superfamily member 9a — protein MAVILWALGVSLLMQVCLCRPGQSTIGCMTWKQDGQNVCCEACHPGNRLVSQCGPKPQDLCKPCEPETYTVEPLHKTCLRCTQCVGAQVLLKECTTTTDTQCGCKEGLTCGNTSCNFCVMKCNKGQEPTENRSCRPCPEGTFSDQIHQKCKPWSTKCPNPGDTMVAKGNATSDIQCVTVKPSKQPGPSEQAWPLVLSVITSVALIVFGLTIVIIVVTLKIHQKRKKDKTPKKLIIRNPTATSDDPQTLIAIECSFHEAQQEQGSSSESLVSKDSSEQLIG, from the exons ATGGCTGTGATCCTTTGGGCGCTGGGTGTCTCCCTGCTCATGCAGGTCTGTTTGTGTCGTCCTGGACAAAGTACCATTGGCTGCATGACATGGAAACAAGACGGACAAAATGTTTGCTGTGAAGCCTGTCATCCTG gAAACCGCCTGGTCAGTCAATGTGGTCCAAAGCCGCAGGACCTTTGTAAACCTTGTGAGCCAGAGACATATACAGTGGAACCTCTACACAAAACTTGTTTGAGATGTACCCAGTGTGTCG GTGCCCAAGTCCTGCTGAAAGAATGCACAACCACGACTGACACACAGTGTGGCTGTAAAGAAGGACTCACCTGTGGTAATACTTCCTGTAACTTCTGTGTTATGAAGTGTAACAAAGGTCAGGAACCCACAGAGAATC GTTCATGCAGACCATGTCCGGAAGGAACTTTCAGCGACCAAATTCACCAGAAGTGCAAACCTTGGAGTACCAa GTGTCCCAATCCAGGTGATACGATGGTGGCCAAGGGAAATGCAACCTCTGACATCCAGTGTGTAACGGTTAAACCTTCAAAACAACCTG GTCCATCAGAACAGGCATGGCCGTTGGTCTTATCCGTGATCACCAGCGTAGCTCTTATCGTCTTCGGCCTCACCATCGTGATCATTGTTGTGACCCTGAAAATccaccagaaaagaaaaaaggacaaaacccCGAAAAAGCTGATAATCAGGAACCCTACAG cTACTTCAGATGACCCTCAGACATTAATTGCGATTGAGTGCAGTTTCCACGAGGCCCAGCAAGAGCAGGGGAGCAGCTCGGAGTCGCTCGTCTCCAAGGATTCCTCCGAGCAGCTCATTGGATGA